In a genomic window of Onychostoma macrolepis isolate SWU-2019 chromosome 08, ASM1243209v1, whole genome shotgun sequence:
- the rho gene encoding rhodopsin has translation MNGTEGPAFYVPMSNATGIVRSPYEYPQYYLVAPWAYACLAAYMFFLILTGFPVNFLTLYVTIEHKKLRTPLNYILLNLAVSDLFMVFGGFTTTMYTSLHGYFVLGRLGCNLEGFFATLGGEMGLWSLVVLAFERWMVVCKPVSNFRFGENHAIMGVVFTWIMASSCAVPPLVGWSRYIPEGMQCSCGVDYYTRVPGVNNESFVIYMFVVHFMIPLVVIFFCYGRLVCTVKEAAAQQQESETTQRAEREVTRMVIIMVIGFLICWTPYASVAWYIFCNQGSEFGPLFMTVPAFFAKTAAVYNPCIYICLNKQFRNCMITTLCCGKNPFEEEEGASTTASKTEASSVSSSSVSPA, from the coding sequence atgaaCGGTACAGAGGGACCGGCATTCTACGTGCCTATGTCCAACGCCACCGGCATTGTTAGGAGCCCGTACGAGTATCCCCAGTACTACCTGGTGGCGCCATGGGCATACGCCTGCCTAGCCGCGTACATGTTCTTCCTCATCCTCACCGGCTTCCCCGTCAATTTCCTCACTCTGTACGTCACCATCGAGCACAAGAAGCTACGTACACCTCTCAACTACATTCTGCTGAACCTCGCCGTTTCAGACCTCTTCATGGTGTTCGGTGGCTTCACCACGACGATGTACACCTCGTTGCACGGCTACTTCGTTTTGGGACGCCTCGGCTGCAACCTGGAAGGCTTCTTCGCCACCCTGGGCGGTGAAATGGGCCTTTGGTCCCTGGTGGTGCTGGCCTTCGAGAGGTGGATGGTCGTCTGTAAGCCCGTGAGCAACTTCCGCTTCGGAGAGAACCACGCCATCATGGGTGTTGTCTTCACCTGGATCATGGCCTCCTCCTGTGCCGTGCCTCCCCTGGTGGGCTGGTCCCGTTACATCCCCGAGGGCATGCAGTGCTCCTGCGGAGTCGACTATTACACTCGTGTACCTGGCGTTAACAATGAGTCCTTCGTCATCTACATGTTCGTCGTGCACTTCATGATTCCGCTCGTCGTCATATTCTTCTGCTACGGCCGCCTGGTCTGCACCGTCAAAGAAGCCGCTGCCCAGCAGCAGGAGTCCGAGACCACCCAGAGGGCCGAGCGCGAGGTCACCCGCATGGTCATCATCATGGTCATCGGCTTCTTGATTTGCTGGACCCCCTATGCCAGCGTGGCCTGGTATATCTTCTGCAATCAGGGAAGCGAATTTGGGCCTCTCTTCATGACAGTGCCAGCCTTCTTTGCCAAGACCGCTGCTGTCTACAACCCGTGCATCTACATCTGCTTGAACAAGCAGTTCCGTAACTGCATGATCACCACCCTGTGCTGCGGCAAGAACCCCTTCGAGGAGGAGGAGGGCGCCTCCACCACTGCATCCAAGACCGAGGCTTCGTCCGTGTCTTCCAGCTCCGTGTCCCCTGCGTAA